One window from the genome of Pedococcus badiiscoriae encodes:
- a CDS encoding WhiB family transcriptional regulator yields MSWQERSLCAQTDPEAFFPEKGGSTREAKKVCVGCEVRAECLEYALAHDERFGIWGGLSERERRKLKKRAV; encoded by the coding sequence TCGTGGCAGGAGCGCTCGCTCTGTGCCCAGACGGATCCCGAGGCGTTCTTCCCCGAGAAGGGCGGGTCGACGCGCGAGGCCAAGAAGGTCTGCGTCGGCTGCGAGGTGCGGGCCGAGTGCCTGGAGTACGCCCTCGCCCACGACGAGCGGTTCGGCATCTGGGGTGGGCTGTCCGAGCGGGAGCGCCGCAAGCTCAAGAAGCGTGCGGTCTAG
- a CDS encoding DUF3499 family protein: MSLSRRCSRTACSKPAIATLTYVYGDQTAVVGPLATFAEPHTYDLCATHAEGLTAPRGWEIVRLSGEYVEPEPSHDDLLALANAVREAGRPRLGEPVALTRTQPTDEDASGAIETGRRGHLRVLRDS; this comes from the coding sequence GTGAGTCTGTCCAGGAGGTGCTCCCGCACCGCGTGCTCGAAGCCCGCCATCGCGACGCTCACGTACGTCTACGGCGACCAGACCGCGGTGGTCGGACCCCTGGCGACCTTCGCCGAACCCCACACCTACGACCTGTGCGCGACCCACGCCGAAGGCCTGACGGCGCCACGAGGCTGGGAGATCGTGCGGCTGTCGGGGGAGTACGTCGAGCCCGAGCCCTCGCACGACGACCTGCTCGCCCTGGCGAACGCGGTGCGCGAGGCGGGACGACCCCGGCTCGGCGAGCCGGTCGCGCTGACGCGGACGCAGCCCACCGACGAGGACGCCTCCGGGGCGATCGAGACCGGCCGCCGCGGGCACCTGCGCGTCCTGCGCGACAGCTGA
- a CDS encoding DUF5719 family protein, with amino-acid sequence MNITVSGIVRTCLVAAAGVGIVVAAMHSQGALAVASTKPVDTATASANGPVRSSSLLCPGPELKGIKGVADLGVGVRVAAAAAPVRALTGSAPATAPGKLSLTQMPQGSLAPDVTSRGADLVGDLTTPNGVLVSGTESMAAGVAAAQSWLVPSGDQRSFGTAACGPPGAEFWIMAGGGAPGRQERLLLTNPGGNSVSVDVTLYGAKGAVASPNGKGIVVPAHGRTAFLLDSINGDLATPVVHVVADGGVVGAVVNDLWLDGTRAGGSDDALPTAAPSRDQVIPAVTVGGQSVLRVAVPGSNEAVVQARVLTAQGPRALPTGGVIRIDGGTVRDIDISALPGNAVGLQVRADVPIVAAAMVTRAVPGKPGDFAWTSSTPPITGVAGMPLADPAGALTPVRRFLSLTSSGDSAGVEVVTVDAKGVETSLRQTIGVDATAGVDVTFARSVWVHRVSGKGEVRAGVIAWLDDAQGRLITTTPLHDAALRTSTVGLREVAQ; translated from the coding sequence GTGAACATCACCGTCAGCGGCATCGTCCGCACCTGCCTCGTGGCCGCCGCGGGGGTCGGCATCGTCGTCGCGGCGATGCACAGCCAGGGTGCCCTCGCCGTCGCGTCGACCAAGCCTGTCGACACCGCCACCGCCTCGGCCAACGGCCCGGTGCGCAGCTCGTCGTTGCTGTGTCCGGGGCCCGAGCTCAAGGGCATCAAGGGGGTCGCCGACCTCGGCGTCGGGGTGCGGGTTGCTGCGGCGGCGGCGCCCGTGCGCGCGCTGACCGGCTCCGCCCCCGCCACCGCCCCCGGCAAGCTCAGCCTCACCCAGATGCCGCAGGGGAGCCTCGCCCCGGACGTGACCTCGCGTGGAGCTGACCTGGTCGGCGACCTGACCACGCCCAACGGTGTCCTCGTGTCGGGCACCGAGTCGATGGCCGCCGGTGTCGCCGCGGCGCAGAGCTGGCTGGTGCCCTCGGGTGACCAACGGTCGTTCGGCACCGCCGCATGCGGGCCACCCGGCGCCGAGTTCTGGATCATGGCCGGCGGCGGAGCCCCAGGCCGGCAGGAGCGGCTCCTGCTGACCAATCCCGGCGGCAACTCGGTCAGTGTCGACGTCACCCTCTACGGGGCCAAGGGGGCGGTCGCGTCCCCGAACGGCAAGGGCATCGTCGTCCCGGCCCATGGGCGGACGGCCTTCCTGCTCGACTCGATCAACGGCGACCTGGCCACTCCCGTCGTGCACGTCGTGGCCGACGGCGGCGTCGTCGGCGCTGTCGTCAACGACCTGTGGCTCGACGGCACCCGGGCGGGCGGTTCCGACGATGCCCTGCCGACCGCTGCCCCGTCGCGCGACCAGGTGATCCCCGCCGTCACGGTGGGCGGCCAGTCCGTGCTGCGCGTCGCCGTGCCCGGCAGCAACGAAGCCGTGGTCCAGGCCCGAGTGCTGACCGCGCAGGGGCCACGGGCGTTGCCCACCGGTGGCGTGATCCGGATCGACGGCGGCACGGTGCGCGACATCGACATCTCGGCCCTGCCCGGCAATGCCGTGGGGCTCCAGGTGCGCGCCGACGTCCCCATCGTGGCGGCCGCCATGGTCACGCGCGCCGTGCCGGGCAAGCCGGGAGACTTCGCGTGGACGTCGTCGACGCCCCCGATCACCGGAGTCGCAGGTATGCCGCTCGCCGACCCCGCGGGGGCGCTCACCCCCGTCCGGCGGTTCCTGTCCCTCACGTCGTCCGGCGACAGCGCCGGGGTCGAGGTGGTCACGGTCGACGCCAAGGGGGTGGAGACGTCCCTGCGCCAGACGATCGGGGTGGACGCGACCGCGGGCGTCGATGTCACCTTCGCCAGGTCAGTGTGGGTGCACCGCGTGTCGGGGAAGGGTGAGGTGCGGGCCGGAGTCATCGCGTGGCTGGACGACGCCCAGGGCAGGCTGATCACGACGACACCCCTGCACGACGCCGCGCTGCGAACGTCGACCGTGGGCTTGCGCGAGGTCGCTCAGTAG
- a CDS encoding phosphomannomutase/phosphoglucomutase: MPSPLLSDFVKAYDVRGLVPEQLNVDVAWALGAAFAQSVVAPEGAQGVVIGHDMRPSSPELSRAFAAGVTAHGLDATLIGLCSTDGLYYASGALDLPGAMFTASHNPARYNGIKLCRAGARPVGQDSGLADVSATAQGLLDSGTSTGPVGAPRGRVVEADLLGDYAAYLRGLVDLSGGRQLKVVVDAGNGMAGHTVPAVLGTGTGLPELPLEIVPLYFELDGTFPNHEANPLEPENLRDLQAAVVEHGADLGLAFDGDADRCFVIDERGEPVSPSTVTALVATREVAKLVAAGTPAADVAVVYNVISSAAVPEIIAEQGARGVRTRVGHSYIKAEMAREDAVFGGEHSAHYYFRDFWFADTGMLAAMHVLAALGEQDEPLSRLAAAYSRYAASGEINSTVTDAAAATASVRRWAAERGAEFDELDGLTVTHAARQDAPMWWLNLRASNTEPLLRLNVEAADHDTMTQVRDDVLALVRGER, encoded by the coding sequence GTGCCGTCGCCCCTGCTCTCCGACTTCGTCAAGGCCTATGACGTCCGTGGCCTCGTCCCCGAACAGCTCAACGTCGACGTGGCGTGGGCCCTCGGGGCCGCCTTCGCGCAGAGCGTCGTCGCGCCGGAGGGAGCGCAGGGGGTCGTCATCGGTCACGACATGCGCCCCTCCTCTCCGGAGCTGTCGCGCGCCTTCGCCGCCGGGGTCACCGCGCACGGCCTCGACGCGACCCTGATCGGGCTCTGCAGCACCGACGGCCTCTACTACGCCAGTGGTGCCCTCGACCTCCCCGGCGCGATGTTCACCGCCTCCCACAACCCCGCTCGCTACAACGGCATCAAGCTGTGCCGCGCGGGGGCCCGGCCGGTCGGCCAGGACTCCGGGCTGGCGGACGTGAGCGCCACGGCCCAGGGCCTGCTCGACTCCGGCACCAGCACCGGTCCCGTCGGCGCCCCCCGGGGCCGAGTCGTCGAGGCTGACCTGCTGGGGGACTACGCGGCCTACCTGCGCGGGCTCGTCGACCTGTCCGGCGGGCGCCAGCTCAAGGTCGTCGTGGACGCCGGCAACGGCATGGCCGGGCACACCGTGCCGGCCGTGCTGGGCACCGGCACCGGCCTGCCCGAGCTCCCGCTCGAGATCGTGCCGCTCTACTTCGAGCTCGACGGCACCTTCCCCAACCACGAGGCCAACCCCCTCGAACCCGAGAACCTGCGCGACCTGCAGGCCGCCGTCGTCGAGCACGGCGCCGACCTCGGGCTGGCCTTCGACGGCGACGCGGACCGCTGTTTCGTCATCGACGAGCGGGGCGAGCCCGTCAGCCCGAGCACGGTCACGGCGCTCGTGGCCACCCGCGAGGTCGCCAAGCTCGTCGCGGCAGGGACGCCGGCGGCCGACGTCGCCGTGGTCTACAACGTCATCTCGTCGGCGGCGGTCCCCGAGATCATCGCCGAGCAGGGAGCCCGCGGCGTCCGCACCCGGGTCGGCCACTCCTACATCAAGGCCGAGATGGCCCGGGAGGACGCGGTCTTCGGTGGCGAGCACAGTGCGCACTACTACTTCCGCGACTTCTGGTTCGCCGACACCGGCATGCTCGCCGCGATGCACGTCCTCGCAGCCCTGGGGGAGCAGGACGAGCCGCTCAGCCGGCTCGCGGCGGCATACAGCCGGTATGCCGCGTCGGGGGAGATCAACTCGACCGTCACCGACGCCGCGGCTGCGACCGCCTCGGTGCGACGGTGGGCGGCTGAGCGGGGTGCCGAGTTCGACGAGCTCGACGGGCTCACCGTCACTCACGCCGCGCGTCAGGACGCCCCGATGTGGTGGCTCAACCTGCGTGCCTCGAACACCGAGCCGCTGCTGCGCCTGAACGTGGAGGCGGCCGACCACGACACGATGACCCAGGTGCGAGACGATGTGCTCGCACTGGTGAGAGGAGAACGCTGA
- a CDS encoding TetR family transcriptional regulator, whose translation MTNPRPDSAGRSDRGEQTRAAIAAAAQELFLERGYDKTTMRAVADRAGVSIGNAYYYFASKESLVQAFYDQVQVAHAAAADEALAASQKFAHRLREVLTSWVDVAEPFHGFAGKFFKIAAEPTSPLSPFSAESRGAREASIDLFRQVVEGSDLTAPAPIRAELPELLWLLQMGVVLFWVHDSSPGQERTRALVRHVVPLVDKLVRLSRLPGMKGVVADLVDLVRSVRPQG comes from the coding sequence GTGACGAACCCACGGCCAGACTCAGCCGGACGGTCCGACCGCGGCGAGCAGACCCGAGCCGCCATCGCGGCGGCCGCCCAGGAGCTCTTCCTCGAGCGCGGGTACGACAAGACGACCATGCGCGCGGTCGCGGACCGTGCCGGCGTCAGCATCGGCAACGCCTACTACTACTTCGCGTCCAAGGAGAGCCTCGTCCAGGCGTTCTACGACCAGGTCCAGGTGGCCCACGCAGCGGCGGCGGATGAAGCCTTGGCGGCCAGCCAGAAGTTCGCCCACCGGCTGCGCGAGGTGCTGACCAGCTGGGTCGACGTGGCCGAGCCCTTCCACGGGTTCGCCGGGAAGTTCTTCAAGATCGCCGCCGAGCCCACGAGCCCGCTGTCCCCGTTCAGCGCCGAGTCGCGTGGAGCGAGGGAGGCCAGTATCGACCTCTTCCGGCAGGTGGTCGAAGGGTCGGACCTCACGGCGCCCGCGCCCATCCGCGCCGAGCTGCCCGAGCTGCTGTGGCTCCTGCAGATGGGAGTGGTGTTGTTCTGGGTGCACGACTCGAGCCCGGGCCAGGAGCGCACCCGCGCGCTCGTGCGGCACGTGGTGCCACTGGTCGACAAGCTGGTCCGACTGAGCCGGCTCCCCGGCATGAAGGGGGTCGTCGCAGACCTCGTGGACCTGGTCCGGTCGGTGCGACCCCAGGGCTGA
- a CDS encoding YbaK/EbsC family protein, with amino-acid sequence MSSAEGVLTWEPATRHTELLAAPVAEAIASTPSARVAAIDAGLADTAAFCEAYDVAMEHSANCVVVAGKRAGEVRYAAVLVLASMRADINGAVRRHLDVRKISFAPMDQAVSLTGMEFGGITPVGLPADWPVLVDEAVVAAGDVVVGSGIRGSKLLLPAAELAALPSAVVLSLSL; translated from the coding sequence GTGAGCAGCGCTGAGGGAGTCCTGACCTGGGAGCCGGCCACCCGGCATACCGAGCTCCTGGCCGCGCCGGTGGCGGAGGCGATCGCGAGCACCCCCTCAGCCCGGGTCGCCGCCATCGACGCCGGGCTCGCCGACACCGCGGCGTTCTGCGAGGCCTACGACGTGGCCATGGAGCACTCGGCCAACTGCGTCGTCGTCGCCGGCAAGCGTGCGGGCGAGGTCCGGTATGCCGCGGTGCTGGTGCTGGCCTCGATGCGCGCCGACATCAACGGCGCGGTGCGCCGGCACCTCGACGTCCGCAAGATCAGCTTTGCGCCCATGGACCAGGCGGTGTCGTTGACCGGGATGGAGTTCGGCGGGATCACCCCCGTCGGGTTGCCCGCCGACTGGCCGGTGCTGGTCGACGAGGCCGTCGTAGCGGCCGGGGACGTGGTCGTCGGCAGCGGGATCCGGGGCAGCAAGCTGCTCCTGCCAGCCGCGGAGCTGGCAGCCCTCCCCAGCGCCGTGGTGTTGTCCCTCTCGCTCTGA
- a CDS encoding Trm112 family protein, translating into MSQGQGQDARIEPWLREILRCPACRSELADATADGKAELHCTNAECGLQYRIDDGVPVLLVDEARKPA; encoded by the coding sequence ATGTCGCAAGGACAGGGGCAGGACGCCCGGATCGAGCCGTGGCTGCGGGAGATCCTGAGGTGTCCGGCATGCCGCTCGGAGCTCGCCGACGCCACCGCGGACGGCAAGGCCGAGCTGCACTGCACCAACGCGGAGTGCGGCCTCCAGTACCGCATCGACGACGGTGTGCCGGTGCTGCTGGTCGACGAAGCCCGCAAGCCGGCCTGA
- a CDS encoding metallopeptidase family protein: protein MTSTGPQAGRPQPARRDRRGRGTRGPLAWPAVPAMATRRQQFDDLVLDSAARLETRLGPRFQDIQFAVEDVPPTDPAPWEREGAPLARAFPAHGRTPARIVIYRRPIESRADTQRELTAIVQDVVVEQVAALFNLPPGDLDPRYDDEG, encoded by the coding sequence GTGACTTCGACGGGCCCGCAGGCAGGGCGCCCCCAGCCCGCGCGCAGGGACCGTCGGGGCCGAGGGACGCGGGGTCCGCTGGCGTGGCCGGCCGTCCCTGCGATGGCCACCCGCAGGCAGCAGTTCGACGACCTGGTCCTGGACAGCGCCGCCCGGCTCGAGACGCGGCTGGGCCCGCGCTTCCAGGACATCCAGTTCGCCGTCGAGGACGTCCCACCGACCGACCCGGCACCGTGGGAGCGCGAGGGAGCGCCGCTGGCCCGGGCGTTCCCCGCGCACGGCAGGACCCCTGCGCGAATCGTCATCTACCGAAGGCCCATCGAGAGCCGGGCCGACACCCAGCGCGAGCTCACCGCGATCGTCCAGGACGTGGTGGTGGAGCAGGTCGCGGCCTTGTTCAACCTGCCCCCAGGGGACCTCGATCCGCGCTACGACGACGAGGGCTGA
- a CDS encoding SIS domain-containing protein, whose translation MAPFFDESRVDSDEVLAALDSHQTLRGLATAGAQVREAVSLSEEAGIERVAGGERPRSVLVASLGGSAVVSDVLELLAEPGSPVPVSVRRNLPLPGWVGPLDLVIAVSLSGRAPGPLALAAEAARRGAALLTVGATDSPLADVAAQARGVHIGIGRGRTTSRTALWSLLAPVLLGAGHLGIVDVDPRVLAQTADRLDELADSCRPSSESFVNPAKLLAADLAQGVPVVLGDGPLNGVAAGRATSMLARTARVPATSGELPDDAAQVVACFDGPFTAAYAGGVQALSGAGAQEPQDDIFADPFLDGPVAPRLSLLMLRDVLPDPMTREADDARALAEAVTTAAREAGVRVCEVTAQPGHPLTRLAGQIATTDFAATYLALGLGLDPAVSPHVADLRGRTGG comes from the coding sequence ATGGCACCGTTCTTCGACGAGTCGCGGGTCGACAGCGACGAGGTGCTGGCCGCACTCGACTCGCACCAGACGCTGCGGGGGCTGGCCACGGCCGGCGCCCAGGTCCGGGAGGCGGTCTCTCTCTCCGAGGAGGCCGGGATCGAGCGGGTTGCCGGTGGCGAGCGGCCACGGTCGGTGCTCGTTGCCTCGCTGGGCGGGTCCGCCGTGGTGTCCGACGTCCTCGAGCTGCTGGCCGAGCCGGGATCGCCGGTGCCGGTGAGCGTGCGCCGCAACCTCCCGCTGCCCGGCTGGGTGGGCCCGCTCGACCTCGTCATCGCCGTGTCGCTCTCGGGCCGTGCCCCCGGACCCCTTGCGCTGGCGGCCGAGGCCGCTCGCCGAGGCGCCGCCCTGCTGACCGTCGGCGCGACGGACTCGCCACTTGCCGACGTGGCCGCGCAGGCCAGAGGGGTGCACATCGGCATCGGTCGTGGCCGCACGACCTCACGGACCGCGCTGTGGTCACTCCTCGCGCCCGTCCTGCTCGGCGCCGGCCACCTCGGGATCGTCGACGTCGACCCGCGTGTGCTCGCCCAGACCGCCGACCGCCTGGACGAGCTGGCCGACAGCTGTCGCCCGTCGTCGGAGTCGTTCGTCAACCCCGCGAAGCTCCTGGCCGCCGACCTCGCCCAAGGCGTGCCAGTGGTCCTGGGTGACGGTCCGCTGAACGGAGTTGCCGCAGGCAGGGCCACGTCGATGCTGGCGCGGACCGCACGGGTGCCGGCGACGTCAGGGGAGCTCCCCGATGACGCCGCCCAGGTGGTCGCCTGCTTCGACGGCCCGTTCACGGCGGCCTACGCCGGCGGGGTGCAGGCTCTCTCGGGAGCAGGTGCCCAGGAGCCGCAGGATGACATCTTCGCCGACCCGTTCCTCGACGGACCGGTGGCGCCACGACTGTCCCTGCTCATGCTGCGCGACGTCCTGCCCGACCCGATGACCCGCGAGGCGGACGACGCGCGCGCGCTCGCGGAGGCGGTCACGACCGCCGCGCGCGAGGCCGGGGTCAGAGTCTGCGAGGTGACCGCTCAGCCGGGCCATCCCCTCACCCGGCTCGCGGGCCAGATCGCCACGACCGACTTCGCAGCGACGTACCTCGCCCTGGGGCTGGGACTCGACCCGGCGGTCTCACCCCACGTGGCCGACCTCCGGGGTCGCACTGGCGGCTGA
- a CDS encoding glycosyltransferase gives MTLAPAHEVTDPAGSPAAVATVTAVLVLRGPTSALPETLDSLARQTRSPDRLVVVDPGRDERDGNAVELVRAHHGLAEAIASISFVTVPDAPSLAYAVRAALAQSAPGDADASTDRAGDAGSAVTHVWVLTCDSAAAPMTLARLLDAVRRSPSVGAAGPKLLEWSVPGALRSVGLQLTRSGRVIPSPAPGEPDQGQYDRRTDVLAVPATGMLVERQMLDELGRPERAFGDFGADVDFSWRAQQSGRRVVVVPRATLRTGAPAEPDEVVPGDSAARVRRQARRVAMARCAWWSLPLLAAWIVASSTAAAVALLLAKRPRAAWAELCDIGAVLTPGRVLGARWRSRGTRRVRRRDLRGLFVRSTTVLRHTTDLIHDEVALEPGQVDATRGDTAESGPVADEAQDLNVLGATWASHAARNPGLLATLAMTLVAALSSRHLGGTFADRLDNGVAGGETVGVRADSVATWHAWLDGWHGPGLGAAGEQGPHLVVLSALSWLVAHVPLVGPPASPVGAVVTLLVTFALPLATLAAYLGARVVTHSRWPRALAALAWSTSAVLATAVGSGRLGGIVAAILLPLVAAGVALAARRTGTATVTAATVLAASVLGAFAPALLVLVVLAGLVVTVVARGARVRGLAIALGPVLLLGSWVPALVERPALLFTGPGLSVWGTAQGQPWQLALLHPGGPGSYPVLLSAPLVLAGLLGLLRAGRRGRAATVLAIVALLGLAYAVAAPRIQLGVVPQGLPGAGRPVTAWAGVGLLVVTLALVASALVGAEGLAVSRARGGWQALARWPVAAAVLGAVLVSAGWLAVRTVGDELRAWQDPRPAVAIDQAESGLGNRMLLLQPEGDGLTYELLGREVGDVARTLPSVPADHPSAAALAASVGALFQQGAIPGTLAPARDLADQAVGFIGLRADATDPRIRSLDATAGLSRLGEHDGVLFWRVLAGGGATADHAVAPSRARIVTGTSQQAIPVSGPHAQLDVKAVVPQGASLVLAEPSQWVRHARVTVDGTVVAPRGDTAAYPLPAGTATISVDVLPTNASWRYAQGGLLLLVAFLALPFGNRSSRRRRP, from the coding sequence ATGACGCTTGCCCCGGCCCATGAGGTGACAGACCCCGCAGGCTCGCCTGCGGCGGTCGCAACGGTGACGGCGGTTCTGGTCCTCCGGGGCCCCACCTCGGCGCTTCCGGAGACGCTCGACTCGCTCGCGCGCCAGACGCGCAGCCCCGACCGCCTCGTCGTCGTCGACCCGGGCAGGGACGAGCGCGACGGCAACGCCGTCGAGCTGGTGCGGGCCCACCACGGCCTGGCCGAGGCCATCGCCTCGATCAGCTTCGTCACCGTTCCCGACGCGCCCTCCCTCGCGTATGCCGTGCGGGCGGCCCTCGCGCAGTCCGCCCCGGGCGACGCGGACGCCTCGACCGACCGGGCCGGTGATGCGGGCTCAGCCGTGACCCACGTCTGGGTGCTGACCTGCGACAGCGCCGCTGCCCCCATGACCCTCGCGCGCCTGCTCGACGCCGTGCGACGCAGCCCTTCGGTGGGCGCTGCAGGCCCCAAGCTGCTCGAGTGGTCCGTCCCCGGCGCGCTGCGCTCGGTCGGCCTGCAGCTGACCCGCAGCGGCCGGGTGATCCCGTCGCCGGCCCCTGGCGAGCCCGACCAGGGCCAGTACGACCGCCGCACCGACGTCCTGGCCGTCCCTGCGACGGGCATGCTGGTGGAACGCCAGATGCTGGACGAGCTCGGTCGTCCCGAGCGAGCTTTCGGTGACTTCGGCGCCGACGTGGACTTCTCGTGGCGCGCCCAGCAGTCCGGACGTCGCGTGGTCGTGGTGCCCCGCGCCACGCTGCGCACCGGGGCACCGGCGGAGCCCGACGAGGTCGTCCCGGGGGACTCGGCCGCCAGGGTGCGCCGGCAGGCCAGGCGCGTGGCCATGGCCAGGTGCGCCTGGTGGTCCCTCCCGCTGCTCGCCGCCTGGATCGTGGCGTCGAGCACTGCTGCCGCCGTCGCGCTGCTGCTGGCCAAGCGCCCCCGAGCCGCGTGGGCGGAGCTCTGCGACATCGGGGCGGTGCTGACCCCCGGGCGCGTGCTCGGCGCGCGGTGGCGCTCGCGTGGCACTCGCCGGGTCCGCCGTCGCGACCTGCGGGGTCTGTTCGTCCGGTCCACCACCGTGCTCCGGCACACGACCGACCTCATCCACGACGAGGTCGCGCTCGAGCCCGGGCAGGTCGACGCCACCCGCGGGGACACGGCCGAGTCCGGCCCGGTCGCGGACGAGGCCCAGGACCTCAACGTCCTCGGAGCCACGTGGGCCTCGCACGCCGCGCGCAACCCCGGCCTGCTGGCGACCCTGGCCATGACCCTGGTTGCCGCCCTGTCCAGCCGTCACCTCGGGGGGACGTTCGCCGACCGGCTCGATAACGGCGTGGCCGGCGGCGAGACCGTCGGCGTCAGGGCGGACTCCGTCGCCACATGGCATGCCTGGCTCGACGGCTGGCACGGCCCGGGCCTCGGGGCCGCAGGTGAACAGGGACCGCACCTCGTCGTGCTGTCCGCGCTGTCGTGGCTGGTGGCCCACGTTCCGCTGGTCGGTCCGCCCGCCTCGCCGGTGGGAGCGGTGGTCACCCTGCTGGTCACCTTCGCCCTGCCACTGGCGACCCTCGCGGCATACCTCGGCGCCCGGGTCGTGACGCACTCCCGGTGGCCTCGGGCCCTCGCCGCGCTCGCGTGGTCGACCAGTGCCGTGCTGGCCACGGCTGTCGGCTCCGGTCGTCTGGGCGGCATCGTCGCGGCGATCCTGCTCCCGCTGGTGGCGGCCGGGGTGGCCCTGGCCGCCCGGCGCACCGGCACCGCGACGGTCACCGCCGCCACCGTGCTGGCGGCGAGCGTCCTCGGGGCCTTCGCCCCGGCCCTGCTGGTCCTCGTGGTGCTCGCCGGCCTGGTCGTCACGGTCGTCGCTCGCGGGGCCCGCGTGCGCGGGCTGGCCATCGCGCTCGGCCCGGTCCTGCTCCTGGGGTCCTGGGTGCCCGCGCTGGTCGAGCGTCCCGCGTTGCTGTTCACCGGTCCCGGCCTGTCGGTCTGGGGGACCGCCCAGGGGCAGCCCTGGCAGCTCGCGCTCCTGCACCCCGGCGGACCCGGGTCCTACCCCGTGCTGCTGTCGGCGCCGCTGGTCCTCGCCGGGCTTCTCGGCCTGCTGCGTGCCGGTCGCCGGGGTCGCGCGGCGACCGTCCTGGCGATCGTGGCCCTGCTCGGCCTGGCCTACGCCGTCGCCGCTCCCCGGATCCAGCTCGGCGTCGTGCCCCAGGGACTTCCCGGCGCCGGACGGCCAGTGACGGCGTGGGCCGGGGTCGGACTGCTCGTCGTCACGCTCGCACTCGTCGCCTCGGCGCTGGTGGGTGCCGAGGGCCTCGCCGTGAGTCGCGCGCGTGGTGGGTGGCAGGCGCTGGCACGCTGGCCCGTCGCCGCTGCCGTCCTGGGAGCCGTGCTGGTCAGTGCCGGATGGCTGGCCGTCCGGACCGTCGGCGATGAGCTGCGCGCGTGGCAGGATCCCCGGCCCGCGGTGGCGATCGACCAGGCAGAGAGCGGGCTCGGCAACCGGATGCTCCTGTTGCAGCCCGAGGGCGACGGCCTGACCTACGAGCTGCTCGGCCGGGAGGTCGGCGACGTCGCCCGGACGCTGCCCTCGGTGCCTGCCGACCATCCCTCCGCCGCTGCCCTGGCAGCCTCGGTCGGTGCCTTGTTCCAGCAGGGAGCCATCCCCGGCACCCTCGCCCCCGCACGCGACCTGGCCGACCAGGCGGTGGGCTTCATCGGTCTGCGCGCCGACGCCACCGACCCCCGCATCCGCTCGCTGGACGCGACGGCGGGGCTCAGTCGGCTGGGCGAGCACGACGGCGTGCTGTTCTGGCGGGTGCTGGCCGGCGGCGGGGCGACGGCCGACCACGCCGTCGCACCGTCTCGCGCCAGGATCGTGACCGGCACGTCGCAGCAGGCCATCCCCGTTTCCGGACCGCATGCGCAGCTCGACGTGAAAGCCGTTGTCCCGCAAGGGGCCTCGCTCGTCCTGGCCGAGCCGAGCCAGTGGGTCCGGCACGCGCGCGTGACCGTCGACGGCACGGTCGTCGCCCCCCGCGGCGACACCGCCGCCTACCCGCTGCCCGCGGGGACCGCCACGATCTCGGTCGACGTGCTCCCCACCAACGCCTCCTGGCGCTATGCGCAGGGCGGGCTGCTGCTGCTGGTCGCGTTCCTCGCCCTGCCCTTCGGCAACCGCTCCTCGAGGCGGAGGCGCCCGTGA